Part of the Pseudomonas chlororaphis genome, AAGTACGCGACGGTGGTGTTGGTGCTGTTGGCCAGCACGGTGGTCAGCCTGTACGGTTTCTCGACGCTGCCATGGCCGTCGATGAACAGCGCCACCCAGACAATCCTGTTGGCCGCGCTGGCGATTGGCGCGCTCACCGCCCTCACCCGCAAGCCGCCGTTTGTGCTCGGCCTGGGCCTGATCGCGGGCTTGTCCATCGCCGGTGGCCAGGCCTGGCCGATGATCGTGGTCGCCGTGCTGGCGCTGTCCGCCCACACCCTCGGCAAATGGATACTGGGCCAGCGAACCCCCACCGACTGGACGGTCCCGTTGCTGGTCGGGATGGGCACGTTCGGTACGCTGACGGGCCTGGCCGCCTACTTCCCGATCAATTACCCCGGGCTGTATGCCGCGCTGCTGTCGCTGCCCCTCGTGTTCGGACATACCGACGCCGCGGCGAGTGTTCGCCGAATCCTGGCGCAGGTCCGCACCGAACGCGCGCCGCAGGCACCGCTGGCGACCCTGCTGGATAGCCTGTTGGTCGCCATCGCCTGCCTGCACGCAGCGGTCGCCTTCATGCCGGAGGTCGGCTACGACGCCCTGGCAATGCACCTGTTCGTCCCGTCTCAACTGGCCCAGCGGCACCAATGGGGTTTCGACGCCAGCACCTACGTGTGGGCGGTCATGCCCATGCTGGCCGACTGGATCTACAGCATCGTCTACATGCTGGCCGGCGAAACCGCTTCGCGCCTGACCAACTGCGCGTTCACGCTGCTGGTGGCGTGGCAGGTCCGAAACCTGACGATCTGGGCCGGCGGCACGGCCACCAGTGCCCGATGGGCGAGCCTGTTCTTCCTGTCCACGCCCCTGGCCTTCGCCGAGAGCAGCAGCCTGTTCATCGAATCAACGTGGACCGCGTTCGTCCTGGCCGGGTCATTGGCCATCCTGAACGCCTCACGCTTCACCTCGCAAGTTGCGCAGCGTCATTCACAGCTGATCCTGGCCGGGCTGCTGCTGGGGTTTGCCCTGGCGACCAAAGCGGTGACCCTGAGCATTCTGCCGGTCCTGCTGGTGCTCCTGCTGGTGCAGTACCGGGCCTGGATCCGCCCCGGCGTCATCCGGGCGCTGCTGTTGGGCAGCCTCGGCCTGCTGGTGGCGGGGCTCACACCGTACTTCTCGGCGTGGTTCCTGACCGGCAATCCCGTGTTCCCGTTTTTCAACGCGATTTTTCAATCGCCACTCTGGCCAAGCGTCAACTTCGAGGCGCCGGCCATCTTCGACAAGGGGGTCACGTGGGACACCCTCTATCGCATGGTCTTCAAGGCCCCCCGGTTCATCGAGGGGAAGGACGGTGCCGCCGGTTTCCAATGGCTGCTGGTGCCCACCGCGGCCGTCGCCCTGCTGCTGGGGACCAACCGCAAAGCCTGGTGCCTACTCCTGCTCGGCGCCGGTGCGATTGTCCTGTCGTTCCACTCGACGGCCTACCTGCGCTACATATTCCCTTCCTTTGCCCTGTTTGCCGTGGTCCTCGCCCTGCCCTTTTCCGACCACAGGCACTTCCCGAGGACACTGGGGATGATCGTTGGCGCCGTGCTGGTGCTGGCCAATGTGCTGTTCATCCAGGCGGCCACCTACTATGGCCAGATCAAGCCGGCCGCACTGTTCAGTGCGGCCGGGCGGGATGCCTATCTGGCGCAGAACCTGCCGATCCGCAAAATGGTCGACGTCGTCAACGCGCTGAACGTGGGCAATCGGCCCGTGGCAGTCTTTGCGCCACCTTCGATGGCGGGCCTGAAAAGCGATGCGTTATACGCCTCCTGGTACAACGTGAAATGGACCCGTGAAGTCGACCAGGCAACCACGCCGCCGGCCCTGCTGCAGCGGTTGCGACAGCGCCAGGTGAACTGGTTGATCATCGACCATGCCAGCACACCCACCGCGCAGCGCGAGCGTCTGCTGG contains:
- a CDS encoding glycosyl transferase, coding for MLNRRDDTLHTDSLKYATVVLVLLASTVVSLYGFSTLPWPSMNSATQTILLAALAIGALTALTRKPPFVLGLGLIAGLSIAGGQAWPMIVVAVLALSAHTLGKWILGQRTPTDWTVPLLVGMGTFGTLTGLAAYFPINYPGLYAALLSLPLVFGHTDAAASVRRILAQVRTERAPQAPLATLLDSLLVAIACLHAAVAFMPEVGYDALAMHLFVPSQLAQRHQWGFDASTYVWAVMPMLADWIYSIVYMLAGETASRLTNCAFTLLVAWQVRNLTIWAGGTATSARWASLFFLSTPLAFAESSSLFIESTWTAFVLAGSLAILNASRFTSQVAQRHSQLILAGLLLGFALATKAVTLSILPVLLVLLLVQYRAWIRPGVIRALLLGSLGLLVAGLTPYFSAWFLTGNPVFPFFNAIFQSPLWPSVNFEAPAIFDKGVTWDTLYRMVFKAPRFIEGKDGAAGFQWLLVPTAAVALLLGTNRKAWCLLLLGAGAIVLSFHSTAYLRYIFPSFALFAVVLALPFSDHRHFPRTLGMIVGAVLVLANVLFIQAATYYGQIKPAALFSAAGRDAYLAQNLPIRKMVDVVNALNVGNRPVAVFAPPSMAGLKSDALYASWYNVKWTREVDQATTPPALLQRLRQRQVNWLIIDHASTPTAQRERLLAVSEPYAKMGGLELRKVHQVPLERLLNPDLSDLEGWHLTEPSSYDASRKTLTVTVNTPATQRVEVAPGQSFTSAVSARCATQPTSGRIQTNWMDAQGRFISASIETFDCTPQWATHEMTVVAPEEAVVAIVYASGHTDTPVAFKSLSFRQ